The following coding sequences are from one Schizosaccharomyces osmophilus chromosome 1, complete sequence window:
- the slx9 gene encoding ribosome biogenesis protein Slx9, whose product MPKAKKRTSLAAKAANKLSKEVPGPKYETAGSTSQDAREGVVDQRSETPRESKLDKRKERHDAWQQKFNTKAISSSARRRRNRKQRESLQVNMSSFENVLPELETEVEESEKRQNPIIKDASVTKRTKASMRNDTVNEIDRFQSILQHPSFVSNPLKTVQEHLNNSLPKRE is encoded by the exons ATG CccaaagcaaagaaaagaacgtCTCTTGCCGCTAAAGCAGCGAATAAATTAAGTAAGGAAGTCCCTGGGCCTAAATATGAGACAGCAGGTTCTACCAGCCAAGACGCTCGTGAAGGAGTAGTGGATCAACGCTCTGAAACGCCTAGAGAAAGTAAACTCGATaagaggaaagaaagacatGATGCTTGGCAACAAAAGTTTAATACCAAAGCAATATCGTCTTCAGCTCGTAGACGACGCAATCGTAAGCAACGAGAGAGTTTGCAAGTGAACATGTCATCGTTCGAAAATGTTTTGCCTGAGCTTGAAACGGAAGTTGAGGAAAGCGAAAAAAGACAGAATCCAATTATAAAGGATGCCTCAGTTACAAAACGAACGAAGGCATCCATGAGAAACGATACGGTAAATGAAATCGACAGATTTCAGTCTATTTTACAGCATCCCTCGTTCGTGTCCAATCCATTAAAGACTGTTCAAGAACACTTGAACAATTCATTACCAAAAAGGGAATAA
- the yip5 gene encoding Rab GTPase binding Yip5 → MNEDYNIEPDAELGRTTFEDDNLLKQNTPISKPISPRFHARRASMQEATWTIKDSFHVTTKDVVQRCIHTLIPTTNFFDVIDDRPDLYGPFWITTTVVQALFFSNSITDYVRHLTGSIDNPYSIGKLVSAASIIYGYTAIAAVILWGFLVWNKCNPKLLDCVCIYGYANISWLPVSLMTPPFSLLSSLVSHIIKWILTSVGLGISLVFLVRNLYPVCQQAGTYLCKLSMGGIIILHILLAITLQLVFFK, encoded by the coding sequence ATGAACGAGGATTACAACATTGAACCAGATGCCGAATTAGGACGAACTACATTTGAGGATGATAATCTTCTTAAGCAGAATACACCTATATCGAAACCTATTAGCCCTAGATTCCATGCTCGTCGTGCTTCTATGCAAGAGGCAACTTGGACAATTAAAGACTCTTTTCACGTAACTACAAAAGATGTTGTACAACGATGTATACATACCTTAATCCCTACAACGAATTTTTTCGACGTTATCGATGATAGGCCCGATTTATATGGTCCCTTTTGGATAACAACCACAGTTGTTCAAGCattgttcttttccaattccaTCACTGACTATGTGCGCCATCTCACTGGATCTATAGACAATCCTTATTCCATTGGTAAGTTGGTTTCTGCGGCTTCCATCATTTATGGTTATACTGCCATTGCTGCAGTCATACTTTGGGGGTTTTTGGTTTGGAATAAATGCAATCCAAAATTACTCGATTGCGTATGTATATATGGTTATGCCAACATCAGCTGGCTGCCTGTTTCTTTGATGACTCCTCCGTTTAGTTTATTGTCTTCTTTGGTATCCCATATTATTAAATGGATATTAACATCCGTTGGTCTGGGTATTTCACTTGTCTTTCTTGTTCGAAACCTCTATCCTGTTTGCCAACAGGCAGGAACATATTTGTGTAAGCTTTCCATGGGTGGAATTATCATCCTTCATATTTTACTTGCAATTACTTTGCAACTGgtctttttcaagtaa
- the erd1 gene encoding ER protein: MIDLNKLVDYMPLILRLYFLVLFGLYSFTFALWLLYAYRVDVFALLNNPLPVNRLNQYQAPLYRLTYKLSIIGTFLFVAAEIIYVLTESSELSYIPVAIFCVIIFMPVRKLQYFQRKVFIRQCLRISTGKYAVECKFPDIIFSDLLTSYSRVIADLWLAGAILIYIVGKPTSSRRKELENEAIMSLIAAYPYAIRFRQCLIERAHADNEQGQFWSTMNAIKYLTAFPAIFLGIVGNQRMTFMWFLWNASSAINSTYSFWWDVSQDWNLDFLKDPLNDKSWKFQTRRPFSIVVYIFFSALDFILRMSWVVRVLSERHTSFFATDFGIFLMQFLEVFRRCIWVFFRIEAEASKTMAYLSVHGFNDDALSHPE; encoded by the coding sequence ATGATCGATTTAAATAAGTTAGTTGATTACATGCCCTTAATTTTGAGGCTTTATTTCTTAGTTCTATTTGGATTGTATAGCTTTACGTTTGCATTATGGCTCTTATATGCTTATCGTGTTGATGTCTTTGCTTTGCTAAACAATCCTCTTCCAGTTAATCGCCTCAATCAATATCAGGCCCCTCTATATAGACTTACTTATAAGCTTTCCATAATTGGAACATTTCTCTTTGTTGCTGCTGAGATTATTTATGTATTAACCGAATCATCTGAGCTGTCCTACATTCCTGTTGCTATATTCTGTGTCATTATCTTTATGCCCGTGCGTAAATTGCAATACTTTCAGCGAAAGGTGTTTATTCGACAATGTCTACGAATTTCTACCGGAAAATATGCCGTGGAATGCAAATTCCCGGATATTATTTTCTCTGATTTACTCACCTCGTATTCTCGAGTTATTGCTGACTTATGGCTCGCAGGTGCTATTCTCATTTATATCGTAGGTAAGCCTACAAGTTCGCGAAGGAAGGAACTGGAAAATGAAGCTATAATGTCCTTAATTGCCGCTTACCCTTATGCTATACGCTTTCGTCAATGTCTCATTGAACGTGCTCATGCTGATAATGAACAAGGACAATTTTGGAGTACAATGAATGCtattaaatatttaacTGCGTTTCCCGCCATCTTCTTAGGTATTGTTGGAAATCAGCGTATGACTTTTATGTGGTTTCTATGGAATGCTTCGTCCGCCATTAACTCAACCTACTCTTTTTGGTGGGATGTTTCTCAGGATTggaatttggattttttgaaagatccTTTAAATGACAAAAGCTGGAAGTTTCAAACTCGGCGGCCGTTCTCTATTGTCGtatacattttttttagtgctcttgatttcattttacGGATGTCTTGGGTCGTAAGAGTCCTTTCTGAAAGACACACCAGCTTTTTTGCAACTGATTTTGGAATCTTTTTGATGCAGTTCCTTGAAGTATTTCGAAGATGTATTTGGGTTTTTTTCCGGATTGAAGCTGAAGCTTCAAAGACCATGGCTTACTTGAGTGTACACGGTTTTAATGATGATGCTCTTTCTCATCCCGAGTAA
- the atg10 gene encoding Atg12 conjugating enzyme Atg10, with amino-acid sequence MNFRQHLLQLIPALVSRGISCEFMEFFEPVLRLKWQVKPYNDETTSFVVEEESEMIYVSPDVSVEAWIRFSPSFQVPQFFFQLYSEGCFPYTKLEGVAALLRPENRDLALEALAIGDCPGSNGIAWYVHPCCTQSFFQTLEISKQDTSYLPMWILYIHRLLSPITAPMVEALDDKSP; translated from the coding sequence ATGAACTTTCGGCAACATCTCCTCCAATTGATTCCTGCATTGGTGAGTCGAGGTATTTCTTGCGAGTTTATGGAATTCTTTGAACCTGTATTACGACTCAAATGGCAAGTGAAACCATACAATGATGAAACAACATCATTCGTTGTTGAAGAGGAAAGTGAGATGATTTATGTGTCGCCTGATGTATCGGTCGAAGCTTGGATTCGCTTTTCGCCTTCCTTTCAGGTCCcccaatttttctttcaattgtATTCCGAAGGTTGTTTCCCTTACACTAAGCTTGAAGGCGTAGCTGCTCTCCTCCGCCCAGAAAATCGAGACCTGGCTTTGGAAGCTTTGGCAATTGGCGATTGTCCTGGTTCAAATGGCATCGCCTGGTACGTTCATCCATGCTGTACTCAAAGTTTCTTCCAAACGTTAGAAATTTCCAAACAAGATACTTCTTACTTGCCGATGTGGATCCTGTATATCCACCGATTGCTCTCCCCGATTACCGCTCCTATGGTAGAAGCTCTCGACGACAAGTCGCCTTGA
- the pfd4 gene encoding prefoldin subunit Pfd4 has protein sequence MEQIPVLAQDQHNLNEFSVLHSRRAVQELELKDIRTQVEDVVDAKNECELLDEDDVDQIPLIKIGDAFFQVSLDTLTEELEESESKLEKQSEQLDSHMEMDHSRIQELKNLLYAKFHDQINLD, from the coding sequence ATGGAACAAATTCCCGTTTTAGCTCAAGATCAACATAATTTGAATGAGTTTTCTGTTTTGCATTCTAGAAGAGCTGTTCAAGAATTAGAGCTTAAAGACATCAGAACTCAAGTAGAAGACGTTGTTGATGCCAAAAATGAATGTGAACTtttagatgaagatgatgtGGATCAAATTCCTTTAATCAAGATTGGCGATGCCTTTTTTCAAGTCTCTTTGGATACACTGACTGAAGAGCTTGAAGAATCAGAATCCAAgttggaaaagcaaagtgAACAATTAGATTCTCATATGGAGATGGATCATTCACGTATTCAAGAGCTCAAAAATCTTCTCTACGCAAAGTTCCATGACCAAATTAATCTTGACTAG
- a CDS encoding pig-Y, phosphatidylinositol N-acetylglucosaminyltransferase subunit Eri1, producing the protein MANLKLFSMDSTVLNGYVLLFCSWALFVFGLMSVFGFIDIPILVDGDSSPIHAYYPCLIILTLTVAFFIWLFFNWLGLKYFRHSPSAMRR; encoded by the exons ATGGCGAATTTAAAGCTCTTTTCCATGGATTCGACCGTTTTGAATGGTTACGTGCTATTATTTTGCTCATGGGCCCTATTTGTTTTCGGTCTAATGAGTGTATTTGGATTTATCGATATTCCTATATTGGTGGATGGAGAT AGTTCCCCTATTCATGCATATTATCCTTGCTTGATAATTTTAACGCTTACAGTGGCCTTTTTTATAtggcttttcttcaactgGCTTGGGCTAAAATATTTTCGACATTCACCCAGTGCTATGCGCAggtaa
- the rrp15 gene encoding rRNA processing protein Rrp15, whose product MAKPGKKDNNNAEIEFVPEAEQEEKQFVQDNANNSDSEEELEDLDSEDEVDQLGDSDAESADEQTLDHGEEKDKTSSMADDIANLLNEEPAAPETAETPVLSLSKKSKKVIRKSGADKKASKLRTAHRRERLRKENVGRVTNIVATDGDTVKTYFTHERELRRVARRGVVQLFNAVRTSQMRGAMMSSSVSGGRTTREQKVQELSKSSFLDLIKSQ is encoded by the coding sequence ATGGCAAAACCAGGCAAAAAGGATAATAATAACGCAGAAATCGAGTTTGTGCCAGAGGCAgagcaagaagaaaaacaatttgtCCAAGATAATGCCAACAACTCTGACTCCGAAGAAGAATTAGAGGATTTGGACAGCGAAGATGAAGTTGATCAATTGGGAGATTCTGATGCTGAAAGTGCGGATGAGCAGACATTAGATCAtggagaagaaaaggataaaaCAAGCTCTATGGCTGATGATATTGCAaatcttttgaatgaagaaCCTGCTGCTCCTGAAACGGCTGAGACTCCCGTATTGAGTTTGTCcaaaaagtcaaagaaGGTAATTCGCAAGAGCGGCGCAGACAAGAAGGCTTCGAAGCTACGCACTGCTCATCGTCGTGAGCGCttgagaaaggaaaatgttGGTCGTGTTACCAATATTGTTGCTACTGACGGCGATACAGTCAAAACGTACTTTACACATGAACGAGAGCTTCGTCGTGTTGCCCGAAGAGGTGTCGTACAATTGTTCAATGCCGTTCGTACTTCTCAAATGAGAGGAGCTATGATGAGCTCTTCTGTTTCTGGTGGCCGAACGACTCGTGAGCAAAAGGTGCAAGAGCTTTCCAAATCGAGCTTCCTTGACCTCATTAAATCACAATAA
- the dop1 gene encoding Dopey family protein Dop1, with amino-acid sequence MNTMIDTTNDAKYRKYQDAIRKCIALFQTVEQWPDYISYLTKLHKVLQSYSSYKTIPCNLLVSRSLAECLSPGLPSGVHKKALEVYDYVFTILEKDVLAEELVVWTYGLTPFFSISSIKTKNDYINLIRKHFVSLGESIRPCFQAVFISLLSGLEEESDEYSQETLFLIDDLIKGLNDDKFAWGSIWSTILSFPSQRPGALIYLLRTCNALPKEEIHPKVIQPDPSLVTRALAAAISDNDVLVQRGYMDALLHHFPIRSPFLQRVKSFDLKLLHMSVVSIILRNDLSLNRRFYAWLMGLPKDSELSGPDPADEMDPSLLLENMSVFIDGIRDLLSLKTSTMSIYKAFRILYTLSDRKSIFSVMESQILSFVFQAYHAISVSTQKQDSKHLHDSSIDYGRRLIMRFNDLTIYEFLYKCIRDYISNTEKYLSSLEMFHFILRNQQYFLNGIDEKYFFLFFCYMIFYLKKNPSLVTQNPSLDLFISTCTLLVDNFRWSSLKDYNIDSSSAECHPKVLYSLERRIHDMNDFPDGSSLYSESVSSLLYFLKGFANIEKFHQSILIFLLQLLKEAIDPKIEYDFLGITIEGLDQKSWNFQEVESLVSFLPSRMLLSSNRLVHLLLETVWAEISVNSYLREELSLEIIWILQEKLQNKKIESFFSACVVNQQMINKTSAVYHIPFFDTLKKSVHHTLFHDVFDRPLLLLLSALLGDTPEKDLTGLINWISSSTALQLRVLELITENLLLQSPNLSDFRCLGNDTTKYNIMETQRNSQASRCIYFFRMSYQLILYSDLFINQEDLLGSLEEVEKICLISWADALSVKKQSFNYTTFLAILMKSLLGIFNEDHTVTEKEDVYKLYSWAFKLFREIVKVWTRPLDCEQQVVNSLLALVKIVEPDTGSSYKDFLLNLLSLLEFLQPRIKLSNINTAENREFIRNFIMAGLSNNDPPICSRWLKVIYGFLPNMLEDIPLLVIPPIQFLSSFIDDFLKQHDAVYRDFPNSLPDRTYMDVFILKLETLSDMIARVIKEFPYMPNPKRSVETSGLIGNVISGVFSNDTSTSSVDISKRLSMLLVLQDAVRTLFACYSWDLKCGYYEKGSKVFLNDTASLKEAAAKGILRLYEHEPMECIETLVYIYINHDTSYSRYVWELFSYFNDGYPERIIKHLTSSFFARETISTYNGPSSLTIKVSQMNILDCICSYVAQFKENEVPGVFPEIARFLREIIISSNSFKNYLLASLRILFLISKHINNNSDSRQQKEFSDLWNRCLTATLFNVGKTPESQVIADFFAYRELRQNVTSHTENKGSLEPMYLFSRYLEPALLEFFCTELIPNISDLAKDEEKLIGWSIMIVNGFISPIVKARTFPEAFTEMHLDLLVAFSRYTSLCKSWKKEFWDIFNDNNLFRFNTSQLRKLAPVIQVALYQDLSRLGDLITKSDLGMTALFTSRDAQLGVRQGNLCRITIFILSCHKDFFLPSLPPIIDLIKRLLGSDPEGVLKKELFLMIRALALRTTSSHLLSLWPVVVSEVQIIFQKYCMADATVSKETLMDACKLLDFLTALKPEEFSLHEWVLMMSPLDAVYWSTKTFPKPLVHLVAERLKDTSSEMFDRNSIESSEYSSSATSKAPSSHITSRTPSLSAFPTDGQLRQFLNAIPIDVYEESYSLSVVDPYWFEESIYKELLQRFSVPLNTSTSYPMSRSSLAPTTEFT; translated from the exons ATGAATACTATGATTG ACACCACAAATGATGCGAAATATAGGAAGTATCAGGACGCGATTCGCAAATGTATTGCGCTTTTTCAAACAGTGGAACAATGGCCTGACTATATATCATATTTGACGAAGCTTCATAAG GTTTTACAATCGTACTCGTCATATAAAACAATTCCCTGTAATTTGTTGGTCTCTAGATCTTTGGCTGAATGCTTATCTCCAGGACTTCCATCTGGCGTACATAAGAAGGCGTTAGAAGTTTATGATTATGTATTCActattttggaaaaggatGTACTTGCGGAGGAACTGGTTGTGTGGACGTATGGGCTTACcccattcttttctatatcatcaataaaaacaaaaaatgacTATATAAATCTTATACGGAAACATTTTGTCTCGCTTGGAGAGTCAATTCGCCCTTGCTTTCAAGCTGTATTTATATCGCTGCTTTCCggattggaagaagaaagtgaCGAGTATTCACAAGAAACCCTTTTCTTGATAGATGATCTAATAAAAGGTTTGAATGATGATAAATTTGCGTGGGGAAGCATTTGGTCAACAATCTTGAGTTTTCCTAGCCAAAGGCCAGGTGCATTGATATATTTACTTCGAACTTGTAATGCTCTtcccaaagaagaaattcacCCTAAGGTAATTCAACCAGATCCGAGCCTTGTCACGCGTGCTCTGGCGGCTGCAATAAGTGATAATGATGTCCTCGTTCAGAGAGGTTACATGGACGCATTGTTGCACCATTTTCCTATTCGATCTCCATTTTTACAAAGAGTGAAATCATTTGATTTAAAACTTTTACACATGTCTGTTGTATCTATAATTTTACGAAACgatctttctttaaatcgAAGGTTTTATGCGTGGCTGATGGGTTTACCCAAGGATTCAGAATTATCAGGTCCTGATCCAGCTGATGAAATGGACCCATCCTTGCTTTTGGAGAACATGTCTGTTTTCATTGATGGTATTCGAGATCTACTGTCTTTGAAAACTAGTACAATGTCTATATATAAGGCTTTTCGAATTCTATATACACTCTCTGACCGAAAATCAATTTTCTCAGTTATGGAAAGTCAAATTctatcttttgtttttcaagcTTACCACGCTATCAGTGTTTCTACACAAAAACAGGATTCCAAGCATTTGCATGATTCCTCAATCGATTACGGCCGTCGTCTCATTATGCGGTTTAATGACTTAACtatttatgaatttttatataagTGTATAAGAGATTATATTTCTAATACTGAGAAGTATTTATCTTCGCTAGAAatgtttcattttatcTTGCGAAACCAACAATACTTCTTAAATGGAATCGATGAAAagtatttcttcttgtttttttgctaTATGATTTTctacttgaaaaagaacccTTCTTTGGTAACTCaaaatccttctttggaCTTGTTTATTTCTACTTGCACACTTTTGGTGGATAATTTTAGATGGAGTTCTCTCAAAGACTACAATATTGATTCTTCATCGGCGGAATGCCACCCTAAAGTTTTGTATTCTCTTGAACGTCGCATACACGATATGAATGACTTTCCTGACGGAAGTTCTTTATACTCGGAATCCGTGTCGAGCTTGctctattttttgaaggGATTTGCTAACATAGAGAAATTCCATCAAAGTATTCttatattccttttgcaGCTTCTGAAAGAAGCAATCGACCCTAAAATTGAATATGATTTTTTGGGAATAACCATTGAAGGACTGGATCAAAAGTCCTGGAATTTTCAAGAAGTAGAAAGTCTCGTGTcatttcttccttccaGGATGCTTTTAAGCTCTAATCGTTTAGTACATTTACTGCTTGAAACT GTCTGGGCTGAGATATCCGTAAATTCGTATCTACGAGAAGAGTTATCTTTGGAAATTATTTGGATTCTTCAAGAGAAATTgcagaataaaaaaatagaatccTTCTTCTCCGCATGTGTTGTTAACCAACAAAtgataaataaaacttcTGCAGTTTATCatattcctttctttgataCACTTAAGAAAAGTG TTCACCATACCCTATTCCATGATGTTTTTGATAGGCCGCTGTTACTATTACTCAGTGCTTTGTTAGGAGACACTCCCGAAAAAGATTTAACTGGGTTGATTAACTGGATAAGTTCCTCTACTGCACTTCAATTACGAGTTTTAGAGCTCATAACTGAAAACCTGTTGCTCCAATCCCCGAATCTATCTGATTTTCGTTGTTTAGGAAATGACACAACAAAATACAATATAATGGAAACACAAAGAAATAGTCAAGCATCAAGATGCATCTATTTCTTTCGAATGAGTTATCAATTAATCTTGTATTCAGATTTATTCATTAATCAAGAAGACTTATTGGGGAGCCTAGAAGAAGTTGAGAAAATATGTCTTATAAGTTGGGCTGACGCCTTATCggtgaaaaaacaatcttttAATTATACAACTTTCCTTGCTATCCTTATGAAATCATTGCTAGGTATCTTCAACGAGGATCATACAGTAACGGAGAAAGAGGATGTTTATAAACTATATTCCTGGGCATTTAAATTATTTCGAGAGATCGTCAAAGTTTGGACTAGACCTTTGGATTGTGAACAGCAAGTAGTTAATAGCCTTCTTGCCCTCGTAAAGATTGTAGAACCAGATACCGGTTCTAGCTACAAAGACTTCCTTTTAAACTTATTGAGTTTATTGGAGTTCCTTCAACCGAGAATTAAATTGTCTAATATTAATACAGCAGAGAACCGTGAGTTTATTCGAAATTTTATTATGGCTGGCTTATCTAACAACGATCCCCCAATTTGTTCAAGGTGGCTTAAAGTAATTTATGGGTTTTTACCAAACATGTTAGAAGATATTCCCCTATTAGTTATACCTCCCATTCAgtttttgtcttcttttattgatgACTTTCTCAAACAACACGATGCTGTGTATAGAGATTTTCCGAATTCGTTACCTGATCGCACATACATGGATGTGTTTATACTTAAGTTAGAGACGTTAAGTGATATGATCGCGCGCGTTATTAAAGAGTTCCCATACATGCCAAACCCCAAAAGGTCAGTGGAAACTAGTGGCCTCATCGGAAATGTAATTTCTGGTGTGTTTTCTAATGATACTTCAACGTCTTCCGTTGATATAAGTAAGCGTCTTTCTATGTTGCTCGTTTTACAGGATGCCGTCCGCACCTTATTTGCTTGTTATTCTTGGGATTTGAAGTGCGGGTATTATGAGAAGGGCTCTAAAGTGTTCTTAAATGACACGGCCTCACTTAAAGAAGCTGCAGCTAAAGGTATTTTACGACTTTATGAGCATGAACCCATGGAGTGTATTGAGACACTTGTTTACATCTACATAAACCATGATACCTCGTATTCCCGATATGTATGGGAGTTGTTTTCGTATTTTAACGACGGATACCCAGAACGCATTATTAAGCACCTGacatcttctttctttgcaaGGGAGACAATTTCCACATATAATGGCCCTTCTAGTTTGACCATCAAAGTTTCGCAGATGAATATTTTAGATTGCATCTGTTCATATGTTGCtcaatttaaagaaaacgaagtaCCTGGTGTCTTTCCTGAGATTGCTAGATTTTTGCGAGAAATCAtcatttcttctaattctttcaaaaattatttgCTTGCTTCACTTCGGATTTTATTTCTGATTTCAAAGCACATTAATAATAACTCGGATTCACGCCAACAGAAAGAGTTCTCTGATCTTTGGAATCGGTGCCTAACGGCTACTCTGTTCAACGTTGGTAAAACACCTGAAAGTCAAGTAATTGCTGACTTTTTTGCTTACAGGGAATTGCGACAGAACGTGACAAGCCATACTGAAAATAAGGGATCTCTAGAGCCAatgtatttgttttcaagaTATTTGGAGCCAGCGCttcttgaattcttttgtaCAGAACTAATTCCCAATATATCAGATCTAGCCaaagacgaagaaaaattaattgGATGGTCAATCATGATTGTAAACGGTTTTATCTCACCAATTGTCAAAGCAAGAACATTTCCTGAAGCATTTACCGAAATGCACTTGGATTTGTTGGTTGCCTTTAGTCGATACACTTCTCTTTGCAAATCATGGAAGAAAGAGTTTTGGGATATATTCAACGATAATAATCTATTCCGGTTTAATACAAGTCAACTTCGAAAGCTAGCTCCGGTGATTCAGGTTGCGTTATACCAAGATTTGTCTCGTTTAGGTGATTTAATCACCAAATCCGACCTTGGTATGACTGCACTGTTCACGTCGCGAGATGCACAATTGGGCGTTCGTCAAGGCAATTTATGTCGAATCACAATATTCATATTATCTTGCCATAAGGACTTCTTTTTGCCGAGTCTTCCACCTATTATTGATTTAATTAAACGACTTTTAGGCTCTGATCCCGAGGGtgttttgaagaaggaacTTTTCTTGATGATTCGTGCTCTTGCACTGAGAACGACATCAAGTCATTTATTAAGTCTTTGGCCGGTTGTAGTTAGCGAAGTCCAAataattttccaaaagtaCTGTATGGCCGATGCTActgtttccaaagaaacATTAATGGATGCCTGCAAGCTCTTGGATTTTTTAACAGCGTTAAAACCAGAGgagttttctttgcatGAGTGGGTTCTAATGATGAGTCCGTTAGATGCAGTTTATTGGAGTACGAAGACATTTCCAAAACCTTTGGTACATTTAGTAGCGGAGCGTTTGAAAGATACTTCGTCTGAAATGTTTGATAGGAACAGTATTGAAAGCTCAgaatattcttcttcagcaacATCAAAGGCTCCCTCTTCACATATAACTTCAAGGACTCCTTCTCTCTCCGCATTCCCCACAGACGGACAACTACgacaatttttgaatgcaATACCAATAGATGTATACGAGGAGAGTTATTCTTTAAGTGTGGTAGATCCTTACTGGTTTGAAGAATCAATTTACAAAGAATTGCTCCAAAGGTTTTCTGTTCCATTAAATACTTCTACTTCGTATCCTATGTCTAGGTCTTCTTTGGCACCTACTACGGAGTTTACATAG
- the yea6 gene encoding mitochondrial carrier, NAD Yea6, whose protein sequence is MLDDSLKDAIAGGAAGFASSLVVAPLDVVKTRKQAQKARMSAHGASALGAMEGTLRSIQRIFTHEGIPGLYRGVGPMMLGYLPSWSIYFAVYEKSKELLGVNKRSSQQNPNSKKGAEAMIEDADPELYNFWFRQTASAIFAGAASVTFTNPIWVVKTRIVTQSHPRTNPLADNVAAATNLQFRNLQTDAQSCKKRLPLFWLKRRININDGCNSVHSGQPTGPACYPTYKNTLDAFRKIYKYEGIKAFYRGLTPSLFGTLHVGIQFPLYEFFKKSFDDTFETQRNVHIIFAATLSKITASAITYPHEVLRTRLQSLDAPTHNSMALLIRDIWRLEGWRKYYAGMGTNFLRTIPASSVTILSFELVRDYLN, encoded by the coding sequence ATGCTGGATGATTCTTTGAAGGATGCTATAGCAGGAGGAGCTGCTGGGTTTGCGTCGTCTCTTGTTGTCGCACCTTTAGATGTAGTGAAGACTCGAAAGCAAGCTCAAAAAGCTCGAATGTCCGCACATGGGGCATCAGCTTTAGGAGCAATGGAAGGGACACTGCGCTCGATCCAAAGGATTTTCACTCATGAAGGAATTCCCGGCTTGTATCGAGGTGTGGGGCCTATGATGTTAGGATACCTGCCCAGCTGGTCAATCTACTTTGCAGTGtatgaaaaatcaaaagaacttttgggtgtaaacaaacgatcTTCTCAACAAAACCcgaattccaaaaaggGCGCTGAAGCGATGATTGAAGATGCCGATCCTGAACTCTATAACTTCTGGTTTCGTCAGACTGCTTCAGCCATTTTTGCTGGCGCTGCAAGTGTAACTTTTACCAATCCAATTTGGGTTGTCAAAACGAGAATCGTAACTCAGTCGCATCCAAGAACAAATCCTCTAGCAGATAACGTAGCTGCTGCTACAAATCTGCAATTCCGTAATCTTCAGACAGATGCCCAATCTTGTAAAAAACGTCTTCCTCTCTTTTGGTTAAAACGACGAATTAATATTAATGACGGTTGCAATTCCGTCCATTCTGGACAACCGACCGGCCCGGCTTGCTATCCAACTTATAAAAATACACTCGATGCATTTCGGAAGATATACAAATATGAAGGTATTAAAGCCTTTTATCGGGGCTTAACGCCTTCTTTGTTTGGTACCTTACATGTTGGTATACAATTCCCATTGTACGagttcttcaaaaaatcttttgatGATACGTTTGAAACCCAAAGAAACGTTCACATTATTTTTGCTGCTACCCTATCGAAGATCACTGCCTCTGCAATCACGTATCCCCATGAAGTTTTGCGGACACGACTGCAAAGCTTAGACGCCCCAACCCATAATTCCATGGCTTTACTCATTCGAGATATATGGAGATTGGAGGGCTGGCGTAAATATTACGCTGGTATGGGTACCAACTTTCTCCGTACTATTCCCGCAAGCTCTGTGACAATTCTGAGTTTTGAGCTTGTTCGTGATTACCTTAATTAA